A genome region from Arachis duranensis cultivar V14167 chromosome 8, aradu.V14167.gnm2.J7QH, whole genome shotgun sequence includes the following:
- the LOC107460453 gene encoding uncharacterized protein LOC107460453: MQSQKGWSSGRVTPTPRKNIGGGAMLPFNNGRGLPSKWEDAERWILSPVGRDGVTGNLVSPHHRRPKSKSGPLGPPGVAYYSMYSPAVPLFGGRHSANLAGPSLFSPPVASSDSFTNRSGGGHGVVVLPTTEPTLLRSASVHGCSEMQSEPSAPDQEDKLHSFKDVGTDVSGAVSRRDMATQMSPQGSQCSSPNLSQPSFSTSTLSSSTFTEWRNVASSKMDVRDVQVDEHVTATKWSKKHRALFSGRGSENFESKQKKEIRNLASAWDIAETPKTASKAEREEAKINAWENLQKAKAETAIRKLEMKLEKKRAYSIDKIMNKLKLAQKKAEEMRSSVINIEADADQVVRTSRKAKLFLRISQMGSLSGCFNWHAS; this comes from the exons ATGCAAAGCCAAAAGGGTTGGAGCTCTGGAAGAGTTACTCCAACTCCAAGGAAGAACATTGGCGGCGGAGCTATGCTGCCGTTTAATAATGGGAGAGGACTACCTTCAAAGTGGGAAGACGCTGAAAGATGGATTCTAAGTCCTGTTGGTAGAGATGGTGTTACTGGGAATTTGGTTTCACCACACCATAGGAGACCAAAGTCAAAGAGTGGTCCACTTGGTCCACCAGGTGTTGCTTATTATTCAATGTATTCTCCGGCAGTGCCTCTCTTTGGAGGAAGGCATTCCGCTAATTTGGCCGGGCCTTCTCTGTTTTCGCCACCTGTAGCTTCATCTGATTCATTCACAAACCGCTCCGGTGGTGGCCATGGTGTTGTCGTTCTGCCCACCACAGAGCCTACTTTACTCCGGTCCGCTAGTGTCCATGGATGTTCTGAAATGCAGAGTGAACCATCAGCGCCTGATCAAG AGGATAAGCTTCATAGCTTCAAAGATGTGGGCACCGATGTATCTGGTGCTGTTTCAAGGAGGGACATGGCAACCCAGATGAGCCCACAGGGTAGCCAATGCTCCTCTCCCAATTTGAGTCAGCCTTCTTTCTCTACCTCCACTCTGTCTTCGTCGACCTTCACAGAATGGCGGAATGTTGCTTCCTCTAAAATGGATGTAAGGGATGTTCAGGTAGATGAACATGTCACCGCAACAAAGTGGTCCAAGAAACACAGGGCCTTATTTTCTGGCAGAGGCTCAGAAAATTTTGAaagcaagcaaaagaaagaaattagaaaTCTAGCTTCAGCTTGGGATATTGCTGAAACGCCAAAAACTGCCTCTAA GGCTGAAAGGGAGGAAGCCAAAATCAATGCATGGGAGAACTTGCAAAAGGCAAAAGCTGAGACAGCAATACGGAAACTAGAG ATGAAGCTAGAAAAGAAGAGAGCATACTCTATAGACAAGATTATGAACAAGCTTAAATTGGCACAGAAAAAGGCTGAGGAAATGAGAAGTTCAGTTATAAACATAGAGGCTGATGCTGATCAAGTTGTACGAACGTCTCGCAAGGCTAAATTATTTCTTAGAATCAGTCAGATGGGTTCATTGAGTGGTTGTTTCAACTGGCATGCCTCTTAA
- the LOC107460403 gene encoding THO complex subunit 5A: protein MEDGEIEEVSAHAVEEDDQGFSHSSQNRTPEESPYEMLQNSKTSVENIVTEILSIKKHAKPKHLLRELITQMFLHFVTLRQANRSILTEEDRVKSETERAKAPVDLTTLQLHNLMYEKSHYVKAIKACNDFKSKYPDIELVPEEEFFHDAPKDIKDSVLSNDAAHNLMLQRLNFELFQRKELCKLHEKLEQKKKSLLESIANRKKFLTSLPSHLKSLKKASLPVQNQLGVLHTKKLKQHHSAELLPPSLYVIYSQLFAQKEAFGESIDLEIIGSLKDAQAFARQQAHNDTGISSATESSKLEDDAPDEEEDDQRRRKRPRRVQGKESLDQAGIFQAHPLKVIIHVYDDEASETKSTRLITLKFEYLVKLNIVCVGIEGSNDGPENDILCNLFPNDTGLELPHQSAKLFVGDDATFNNQRTSRPYKWAQHLAGLDFLSEVSPLLHTGHGTSDNSGAAKSDDVVSGLSLYRQQNRVQTVLQRIRSRRKAHLALLEQLESLTKLEWPFLSCKSVPWALHAPLCNLNVWSPIRAIDVPRVASTPALMDKDEHAPEAMDIDRAEHSVATKEELESITEDGELPTLIPNMSKLDHSKQITLISKSVTPSLINVRSQSFKKFEEIESDIDEPAQIEQEDEDIESYHYGRKSVSWMDCGVKEFSLVLSRKFSADESNVNLEAKINISMEYPLRPPLFALSLRCLSTGGDHYQNDGLEWYNELRAMEAEVNLHILKMLPVDQQNYVLAHQVRCLAMLFDHYLDDASPTSERTSSTTLVDVGLCKPVTGSFLARSFRGRDRRKMISWKGTKFTSSCS from the exons ATGGAAGATGGTGAGATAGAGGAAGTTTCAGCACATGCGGTGGAGGAAGACGACCAAGGATTTTCGCATTCCTCACAAAACCGCACGCCGGAGGAATCACCCTACGAAATGCTGCAGAACAGCAAGACCTCCGTCGAAAACATCGTCACCGAAATCCTCTCTATCAAGAAACACGCCAAACCCAAGCACCTCCTTCGCGAGCTCATTACTCAGATGTTCCTTCACTTCGTTACTCTCCGCCAG GCGAATAGGTCTATTCTGACGGAGGAAGACCGTGTCAAATCGGAAACGGAACGCGCCAAGGCACCAGTGGACTTAACGACGCTGCAGCTTCATAACCTGATGTACGAGAAGAGTCACTATGTTAAGGCGATTAAAGCTTGCAATGATTTCAAGTCTAAGTATCCTGACATTGAGCTTGTTCCTGAGGAAGAGTTCTTCCATGACGCTCCTAAAGATATCAAGGACTCTGTTTTGTCGAATGACGCTGCTCATAATCTCATGCTTCAGAGGCTCAATTTTGAGTTATTCCAG CGCAAAGAGCTCTGCAAACTTCATGAGAAACtggaacagaaaaagaaaagcctTCTGGAGAGTATAGCAAACCGAAAGAAGTTCCTGACAAGTCTCCCCTCGCATCTTAAGTCTCTTAAGAAAGCATCGTTACCTGTACAAAACCAACTAGGAGTGCTTCATACTAAGAAACTGAAGCAGCATCATTCAGCAGAGCTGCTTCCACCTTCTCTTTATGTGATTTATTCACAGCTGTTTGCTCAAAAGGAAGCCTTTGGTGAATCCATTGATCTGGAGATTATAGGAAGCCTGAAAGATGCTCAAGCTTTTGCTCGTCAACAAGCTCACAATGACACTG GTATTTCCTCTGCTACGGAGAGTTCCAAATTGGAAGATGATGCAccggatgaagaagaagatgatcaaAGGCGAAGAAAAAGGCCAAGGAGGGTTCAAGGCAAGGAGAGTCTTGATCAAGCAGGAATATTTCAGGCTCACCCGCTTAAAGTAATTATCCATGTGTATGACGATGAGGCATCTGAGACTAAGTCTACAAGACTCATTACTCTGAAGTTCGAGTATTTGGTGAAGTTGAATATTGTATGTGTTGGAATAGAAGGATCTAATGATGGTCCTGAAAATGACATCTTATGCAATTTATTCCCCAATGATACAGGGCTCGAGCTTCCTCACCAG TCAGCCAAACTCTTTGTTGGGGATGATGCTACATTCAATAATCAAAGGACTTCACGTCCTTACAAATGGGCTCAGCACCTAGCAGGACTGGACTTCCTGTCTGAGGTGTCTCCGTTGCTTCATACTGGTCATGGAACTTCTGACAATAGTGGAGCAGCCAAGAGTGATGATGTTGTATCTGGTCTTTCATTATATCGCCAGCAGAACAGAGTACAGACAGTTCTGCAAAGAATTCGCTCAAGGAGAAAAGCTCACTTGGCTCTATT GGAACAACTAGAATCTCTGACAAAGCTTGAATGGCCTTTTTTGTCCTGTAAGAGTGTTCCGTGGGCTTTGCACGCTCCTTTGTGCAATTTGAATGTTTGGTCACCTATACGAGCCATAGATGTACCTCGCGTGGCTTCAACTCCAGCTCTCATGGATAAAGATGAGCATGCTCCAGAAGCAATGGATATTGATAGAGCTGAACATTCTGTTGCCACAAAGGAAGAACTGGAGAGTATAACAGAAGATGGGGAGCTCCCAACATTGATTCCCAACATGTCTAAGTTAGATCACTCCAAGCAAATTACCTTAATTTCAAAAAGTGTCACACCTTCACTGATTAATGTTAGGTCACAAAGCTTCAAAAAATTCGAAGAAATTGAAAGTGATATTGATGAGCCAGCACAAATTGAACAGGAAGATGAAGATATAGAATCGTATCATTATGGCAGAAAGTCTGTGTCATGGATGGACTGTGGGGTCAAGGAATTTTCCCTTGTTCTCAGCAGAAAATTCAGTGCAGATGAGTCAAATGTGAATTTAGAGGCAAAG ATCAATATCAGTATGGAGTATCCTCTAAGGCCTCCACTTTTTGCACTGAGTCTACGCTGCCTATCCACTGGGGGAGACCATTATCAGAATGATGGATTGGAGTGGTACAATGAACTACGTGCTATGGAAGCAGAG GTCAATCTTCACATTCTAAAGATGCTACCAGTCGACCAGCAAAATTATGTATTGGCTCATCAAGTGCGCTGTCTTGCTATGTTGTTCGACCATTATTTGGATGATGCATCACCAACATCTGAAAGGACAAGTAGTACTACCTTGGTTGATGTTGGCTTGTGTAAGCCTGTCACCGGCAGCTTTCTGGCAAGATCATTTAGAGGAAGGGATCGCAGGAAGATGATCTCCTGGAAGGGCACGAAGTTCACTTCCAG
- the LOC107460336 gene encoding uncharacterized protein LOC107460336, with translation MDILSHKKDWRKTQIVLLTEECSVIIQNNLPEKLKDPGRFMIPCTLGDAYIRTALCDLGASINLISASLIKKLCLTEEVKLTYMCLQLADGSIKIPSGVIEDMIVKAMQHLDIPEECLSIDFIDSLVEEVNMAKSFKDRLDDILDDTQPNSEELLETSEEKEKHPKLELKPLPLP, from the exons ATGGACATTCTaagccataagaaggattggagaaaGACACAAATAGTCCTCCTCACTGAGGAATGTAGTGTAATCATTCAGAACaacttaccagagaagcttaaagacccTGGGAggtttatgataccatgcacttTAGGTGATGCTTATATAAggacagctctatgtgaccttggagcaagcatcaacctaaTATCTGCTTCTCTAATAAAGAAGCTCTGTTTGACTGAGGAAGTCAAACTAACCTACATGTGCCTTCAGCTTGCTGATGGGTCTATTAAGATACCATCAGGAGTgatagaggacatgattgtcaag GCTATGCAACATCTAGACATTCCTGAGGAATGCCTAAGCATTGACTTCATTGATTCCCTGGTGGAAGAAGTCAACATGGCCAAAAGCTTTAAGGACAGGCTTGATGATATCCTTGATGATACTCAGCCTAACTCAGAGGAACTTCTGGAAACCTCTGAGGAAAAGGAGAAACATCCTAAGCTTGAGCTTAAGCCATTACCCCTTCCTTGA